A stretch of the Denticeps clupeoides chromosome 6, fDenClu1.1, whole genome shotgun sequence genome encodes the following:
- the p2rx1 gene encoding P2X purinoceptor 1 isoform X2 yields MKDAIATALSNFFCEYETPRQVLVKNKRVGIVCRLIQLGVLAYIIGWVFIYEKGYQTEDNAISSVFTKMKGVSFTNASGKKRVWDVGDYVFPPQGDSSFVVMTNYIITEGQKQGECPELPDPKNSCKSDKDCDAGLSKRPMTGKCINTTKSCEVFAWCPVEDDRIIPDPPLLMSAENYTLFIKNSITFPQFGIVRSNLVEGVDSDYIKKCLYDPQKDTLCPIFKLGDIVTLSGFNFSQIAKVGGAIGILIDWVCNLDLSVTYCKPEYKFYGLYGNAGEKDQARASVGYNFRHANYYTEDKVETRTLTKVFGIRLEIIVHGLARKFDIIPTMTAIGSGVGIFGVATVVCDLLLLHLLPKRHHYKNMKFKHGSLKEEDTVLHNADARAEQPDKLPVKECVPTLSSLQP; encoded by the exons ATGAAGGATGCCATCGCCACGGCCCTGTCCAACTTCTTCTGCGAGTACGAGACCCCCCGCCAGGTGCTGGTGAAGAACAAGCGGGTGGGAATCGTGTGTCGGCTCATTCAGCTCGGGGTCTTGGCCTACATCATTGG GTGGGTTTTTATCTACGAGAAAGGCTACCAGACAGAGGACAACGCCATATCATCTGTCTTCACCAAGATGAAGGGAGTGAGCTTCACCAATGCCAGTGGGAAGAAGAGGGTGTGGGACGTGGGGGACTATGTCTTTCCTCCGCAA GGCGACTCGTCTTTCGTGGTCATGACAAATTACATCATCACAGAGGGACAGAAGCAAGGCGAGTGTCCGGAG CTCCCGGACCCCAAAAACAGCTGCAAATCGGACAAGGACTGTGATGCAGGGCTTTCCAAAC GCCCCATGACTGGGAAATGCATCAACACTACAAAGTCCTGTGAGGTGTTTGCCTGGTGCCCCGTTGAAGATGACCGTATAATCCCAGA CCCCCCGCTCCTGATGTCGGCGGAGAACTACACCCTCTTCATTAAAAACTCCATCACTTTCCCTCAGTTCGGTATTGTCAG GAGTAACCTGGTTGAGGGGGTGGACAGTGACTACATCAAGAAGTGTTTGTACGACCCGCAAAAAGACACACTGTGTCCCATATTTAAACTGGGAGACATCGTCACGCTCTCCGGCTTCAACTTCTCCCAGATAGCCAAAGTG GGCGGGGCGATTGGTATCCTCATCGACTGGGTCTGCAATCTGGACTTGAGCGTGACGTACTGCAAACCCGAGTACAAGTTTTACGGTCTCTACGGCAACGCCGGAGAAAAGGACCAAGCCAGAGCCTCGGTGGGGTACAATTTCAG ACACGCAAATTACTACACAGAGGACAAAGTGGAGACAAGGACACTGACTAAAGTATTTGGCATACGGCTGGAAATCATTGTCCATGGACTA gcAAGAAAATTTGACATAATTCCAACAATGACAGCTATAGGGTCCGGAGTGGGGATTTTTGGAGTG GCAACCGTTGTATGTGACCTCTTGCTCCTACACTTATTACCCAAGCGTCATCACTACAAGAACATGAAATTCAAACACGGATCTCTGAAGGAGGAA GACACAGTTTTACACAACGCAGATGCCAGAGCAGAGCAGCCAGACAAACTGCCGGTGAAG GAGTGTGTGCCAACCCTGTCATCCTTGCAGCCTTGA
- the rpain gene encoding RPA-interacting protein isoform X2 has translation MDSLHRHKSLYKGTTPPWKETYRKRCMERMKNSRSRLLEKYRQVGEGHGAPTRSFLVQEVMEEEWTALHAADRNLPPLWARNSVADLFGVMDDEHSVLEEIQRELLAQELSIIDEYEKSVRYEEQCLNAMVDVMVQDDRIICPICHANNLTVNSHLTSCSCGLYINTMGRNVTPDILRKLLEKTVTEHMEECLYNPVFSMGLSTDGSPSLMISCRVCDYLSVVL, from the exons ATGGACTCCCTGCACAGACACAAGTCACTTTACAAAGGAACCACCCCGCCATGGAAAGAGACCTACAGGAAG cGCTGTATGGAGCGAATGAAGAACAGTCGCTCTCGGCTGCTGGAGAAGTACCGGCAGGTGGGCGAGGGCCATGGGGCCCCCACCAGGTCTTTTCTGGTCCaggaggtgatggaggaggagtGGACCGCCCTCCATGCCGCTGACAGGAACCTGCCGCCGCTTTGGGCCAGAAACAGCGTTGCTGAT cttttcGGTGTCATGGACGACGAGCACTCAGTCCTGGAGGAAATCCAGCGCGAACTCCTGGCTCAAG AGCTCTCCATCATTGACGAGTACGAGAAGAGTGTGCGATATGAGGAGCAGTGTTTAAACGCCATGGTAGATGTTATGGTACAAGATGACAGAATAATTTGTCCCATCTGTCACGC AAACAACCTGACTGTTAATAGCCACCTTACATCTTGTTCCTGCGGCCTgtacatcaacaccatg GGTCGGAATGTCACCCCAGACATCCTGAGAAAGCTGCTGGAAAAGACTGTAACTGAGCATATGGAGGAGTGTCTGTACAACCCTGTCTTCAGCATGGGTCTAAGCACTGATGGCTCCCCAAGCCTAATGATAAGTTGCAGG GTCTGTGATTACCTGTCTGTTGTTCTGTGA
- the rpain gene encoding RPA-interacting protein isoform X1, which translates to MDSLHRHKSLYKGTTPPWKETYRKRCMERMKNSRSRLLEKYRQVGEGHGAPTRSFLVQEVMEEEWTALHAADRNLPPLWARNSVADLFGVMDDEHSVLEEIQRELLAQELSIIDEYEKSVRYEEQCLNAMVDVMVQDDRIICPICHANNLTVNSHLTSCSCGLYINTMGRNVTPDILRKLLEKTVTEHMEECLYNPVFSMGLSTDGSPSLMISCRVSEKKDFPDCAWLHPLLQGKDITSSFHG; encoded by the exons ATGGACTCCCTGCACAGACACAAGTCACTTTACAAAGGAACCACCCCGCCATGGAAAGAGACCTACAGGAAG cGCTGTATGGAGCGAATGAAGAACAGTCGCTCTCGGCTGCTGGAGAAGTACCGGCAGGTGGGCGAGGGCCATGGGGCCCCCACCAGGTCTTTTCTGGTCCaggaggtgatggaggaggagtGGACCGCCCTCCATGCCGCTGACAGGAACCTGCCGCCGCTTTGGGCCAGAAACAGCGTTGCTGAT cttttcGGTGTCATGGACGACGAGCACTCAGTCCTGGAGGAAATCCAGCGCGAACTCCTGGCTCAAG AGCTCTCCATCATTGACGAGTACGAGAAGAGTGTGCGATATGAGGAGCAGTGTTTAAACGCCATGGTAGATGTTATGGTACAAGATGACAGAATAATTTGTCCCATCTGTCACGC AAACAACCTGACTGTTAATAGCCACCTTACATCTTGTTCCTGCGGCCTgtacatcaacaccatg GGTCGGAATGTCACCCCAGACATCCTGAGAAAGCTGCTGGAAAAGACTGTAACTGAGCATATGGAGGAGTGTCTGTACAACCCTGTCTTCAGCATGGGTCTAAGCACTGATGGCTCCCCAAGCCTAATGATAAGTTGCAGGGTGAGTGAAAAGAAAGATTTTCCAGATTGTGCTTGGCTTCATCCATTACTGCAGGGGAAAGATATTACGTCATCCTTTCATGGTTAG
- the p2rx1 gene encoding P2X purinoceptor 1 isoform X1: protein MKDAIATALSNFFCEYETPRQVLVKNKRVGIVCRLIQLGVLAYIIGWVFIYEKGYQTEDNAISSVFTKMKGVSFTNASGKKRVWDVGDYVFPPQGDSSFVVMTNYIITEGQKQGECPELPDPKNSCKSDKDCDAGLSKRMGNGPMTGKCINTTKSCEVFAWCPVEDDRIIPDPPLLMSAENYTLFIKNSITFPQFGIVRSNLVEGVDSDYIKKCLYDPQKDTLCPIFKLGDIVTLSGFNFSQIAKVGGAIGILIDWVCNLDLSVTYCKPEYKFYGLYGNAGEKDQARASVGYNFRHANYYTEDKVETRTLTKVFGIRLEIIVHGLARKFDIIPTMTAIGSGVGIFGVATVVCDLLLLHLLPKRHHYKNMKFKHGSLKEEDTVLHNADARAEQPDKLPVKECVPTLSSLQP, encoded by the exons ATGAAGGATGCCATCGCCACGGCCCTGTCCAACTTCTTCTGCGAGTACGAGACCCCCCGCCAGGTGCTGGTGAAGAACAAGCGGGTGGGAATCGTGTGTCGGCTCATTCAGCTCGGGGTCTTGGCCTACATCATTGG GTGGGTTTTTATCTACGAGAAAGGCTACCAGACAGAGGACAACGCCATATCATCTGTCTTCACCAAGATGAAGGGAGTGAGCTTCACCAATGCCAGTGGGAAGAAGAGGGTGTGGGACGTGGGGGACTATGTCTTTCCTCCGCAA GGCGACTCGTCTTTCGTGGTCATGACAAATTACATCATCACAGAGGGACAGAAGCAAGGCGAGTGTCCGGAG CTCCCGGACCCCAAAAACAGCTGCAAATCGGACAAGGACTGTGATGCAGGGCTTTCCAAACGTATGGGGAATG GCCCCATGACTGGGAAATGCATCAACACTACAAAGTCCTGTGAGGTGTTTGCCTGGTGCCCCGTTGAAGATGACCGTATAATCCCAGA CCCCCCGCTCCTGATGTCGGCGGAGAACTACACCCTCTTCATTAAAAACTCCATCACTTTCCCTCAGTTCGGTATTGTCAG GAGTAACCTGGTTGAGGGGGTGGACAGTGACTACATCAAGAAGTGTTTGTACGACCCGCAAAAAGACACACTGTGTCCCATATTTAAACTGGGAGACATCGTCACGCTCTCCGGCTTCAACTTCTCCCAGATAGCCAAAGTG GGCGGGGCGATTGGTATCCTCATCGACTGGGTCTGCAATCTGGACTTGAGCGTGACGTACTGCAAACCCGAGTACAAGTTTTACGGTCTCTACGGCAACGCCGGAGAAAAGGACCAAGCCAGAGCCTCGGTGGGGTACAATTTCAG ACACGCAAATTACTACACAGAGGACAAAGTGGAGACAAGGACACTGACTAAAGTATTTGGCATACGGCTGGAAATCATTGTCCATGGACTA gcAAGAAAATTTGACATAATTCCAACAATGACAGCTATAGGGTCCGGAGTGGGGATTTTTGGAGTG GCAACCGTTGTATGTGACCTCTTGCTCCTACACTTATTACCCAAGCGTCATCACTACAAGAACATGAAATTCAAACACGGATCTCTGAAGGAGGAA GACACAGTTTTACACAACGCAGATGCCAGAGCAGAGCAGCCAGACAAACTGCCGGTGAAG GAGTGTGTGCCAACCCTGTCATCCTTGCAGCCTTGA
- the c1qbp gene encoding complement component 1 Q subcomponent-binding protein, mitochondrial, whose protein sequence is MLKCVSRALNLAGRLANKPLSASARAVRAPPARPFTRSIWMMCGGDRPALLGSRAALPSVSCGCGGLHTEGDKAFGEFLKDEIKEEKKIQKNQALPKMSGGWELELNGTEAKLTQSLSGDKVTVTFNINNSIPPNLEETEQQGQKPGENEPEIVSTPNFVVEVTKKSGKHSLVFDCNFPEDEVGHGEGEEESDIFAIREVSFQPVGEEDWKETSYTLNTDSLDWALYDHLMDFLADRGVDNTFADELSELSTALEHQEYIKFLEELDSFVKCN, encoded by the exons ATGCTGAAGTGCGTCAGCCGTGCGCTGAACCTCGCCGGCCGCCTCGCCAACAAGCCGCTCTCGGCGTCCGCCCGCGCCGTCCGGGCGCCGCCCGCTCGGCCCTTCACCCGCTCCATCTGGATGATGTGCGGCGGCGACAGGCCGGCTCTCCTCGGCTCCAGAGCGGCGCTCCCCTCCGTTTCCTGCGGCTGTGGGGGTCTCCACACTGAAG GTGACAAAGCTTTTGGAGAGTTCTTGAAAGATGAGAttaaagaagagaagaagatcCAGAAGAACCAGGCTCTTCCTAAAATGTCCGGTGGCTGGGAGCTGGAGCTAAACGGCACGGAGGCCAAGCTCACCCAATCGCTGTCTGGGGACAA AGTAACAGTGACGTTCAACATCAACAACAGCATCCCCCCCAACCTGGAGGAGACGGAGCAGCAGGGTCAGAAACCAGGAGAGAATGAG CCAGAAATTGTCTCAACACCCAACTTTGTGGTAGAAGTGACGAAGAAGTCAGGAAAGCATTCGCTGGTGTTTGACTGCAATTTCCCAGAGGATGAG GTGGGCCACGGCGAGGGCGAAGAAGAGAGCGACATTTTTGCCATCCGTGAGGTCAGCTTTCAGCCAGTGGGTGAGGAGGACTGGAAGGAGACCAGTTACACCCTCAACACAGACTCCCTGGACTGG GCGCTGTACGATCACCTGATGGATTTCCTGGCTGACAGGGGTGTTGACAACACATTTGCTGATGAGCTGAGTGAGCTGAGCACGGCCTTGGAACACCAGGAGTACATCAAGTTCCTGGAGGAGCTCGACAGCTTTGTGAAATGCAACTGA
- the dhx33 gene encoding ATP-dependent RNA helicase DHX33 encodes MPQEPDFPPAKRFRPGSPFFRLSKKPGMLLPRKGNAAVPTDVQRRRLPIYQARSQLIVQLRQLHSAVLIGETGSGKTTQIPQYLYEAGIGRQGMVAITQPRRVAAISLAGRVAEERNSPLGKLVGYTVRFEDVTSPDTKLKFMTDGMLLREAIGDPLLLRYAVVVLDEAHERTVHTDVLFGVVKAAQRRRSEQNRLPLKVIVMSATMDVDLFSQYFNKSPVLYLEGRQHPIQVFYTKQPQSDYLQAALVSIFQIHQEAPPSHDILVFMTGQEEIEALARTCRDIAKHLPETCGPMTVIPLYASLPPVQQLRVFQPAPKGCRKVILSTNIAETSITISGIKFVIDTGMVKAKRYNPDSGLEVLAVQRVSKAQAWQRAGRAGREDSGSCYRLYTEEEFDNLTGMTVPEIQRCNLTSVVLQLLALGISDVLNFDFMSKPPPESMRMALEQLDLLGAVDRKDDQVSLTPLGKKMASFPLEPRFAKTILVSPDFSCTEEVLTIVSLLSVDTVLYNPPARREEVLAMRKKFMSSEGDHMTLLNIYRAFKKVSGSKEWCRENFVNSRNMGLVTEVRAQLRDICIKLDLKLESSLADLANVRRCLAHGLFVNAAELQPDGSYVALHTHQPVSIHPSSVLFQAKPAYVVFNELLHTSRCYMRDLCLVDPEWLQDAAPEYFRRKLRAAKS; translated from the exons ATGCCCCAAGAGCCCGATTTTCCTCCGGCGAAGAGATTTAGGCCGGGCTCTCCGTTCTTCCGCCTCAGCAAGAAGCCTGGGATGCTGCTGCCGAGGAAGGGGAACGCCGCGGTGCCCACAGACGTGCAGAGGAGACGCCTGCCCATATACCAGGCCCGGTCCCAGCTCATCGTCCAGCTGCGGCAGCTGCACAGCGCGGTGCTGATCG GTGAGACCGGTTCTGGCAAGACCACCCAGATTCCACAGTACCTGTACGAGGCTGGCATCGGGCGGCAGGGCATGGTGGCGATTACCCAGCCCCGCCGGGTGGCTGCCATCTCCCTGGCAGGCAGGGTGGCGGAGGAGAGGAACAGTCCGCTGGGAAAGCTG GTTGGCTACACAGTGCGTTTTGAGGATGTGACGTCTCCAGACACCAAGCTGAAGTTTATGACCGATGGCATGCTGCTGCGCGAGGCCATTGGAGACCCCTTACTGCTGCGCTACGCGGTGGTCGTGCTGGACGAGGCGCACGAGAGGACGGTTCACACCGATGTGCTGTTCGGCGTGGTGAAGGCAGCACAGCGCAGGCGCAGCGAGCAGAACAGGCTGCCTCTCAAG GTCATCGTGATGTCAGCGACGATGGACGTAGACCTTTTCTCCCAGTACTTCAACAAGTCCCCTGTTCTGTACTTGGAGGGCCGGCAGCACCCCATTCAGGTGTTTTATACCAAGCAGCCGCAGTCTGACTACCTGCAGGCTGCACTGGTGTCCATCTTCCAGATCCATCAG GAAGCACCGCCATCCCATGACATCCTGGTCTTTATGACTGGTCAGGAGGAGATTGAGGCTCTCGCCCGAACCTGCCGTGACATCGCCAAGCACCTCCCCGAGACCTGTGGGCCAATGACCGTCATCCCCCTGtacgcctccctccctcccgtccAGCAGCTCCGGGTATTCCAGCCGGCACCCAAG GGCTGTAGGAAGGTCATCCTCTCAACCAACATTGCCGAGACGTCCATCACCATATCTGGGATCAAGTTTGTCATCGATACGGGAATGGTGAAAGCGAAGCGCTACAACCCAG ACAGCGGCCTGGAAGTCCTCGCCGTGCAGCGTGTCTCCAAAGCCCAGGCGTGGCAGAGAGCGGGCAGGGCGGGCAGAGAGGACTCTGGTTCCTGCTACCGGCTCTACACTGAAGAAGAGTTCGACAATCTGACCGGCATGACCGTCCCGGAGATCCAGAG GTGCAACCTCACCAGCGTGGTGCTGCAGCTGCTAGCCCTCGGAATATCGGACGTGCTGAACTTTGACTTCATGTCGAAACCGCCGCCTG AGTCCATGCGGATGGCGCTTGAGCAGCTGGATCTTCTCGGGGCGGTGGATCGAAAAGACGACCAGGTGTCCCTCACGCCACTGGGCAAGAAAATGGCCAGCTTCCCGCTGGAGCCCAGGTTTGCCAAA ACCATTCTGGTTTCTCCTGACTTCTCGTGCACGGAGGAGGTTTtgaccatcgtgtccctgctGTCGGTGGACACGGTGCTGTACAACCCGCCCGCTCGCCGGGAGGAGGTGCTCGCCATGCGAAAGAAGTTCATGTCCAGCGAGGGCGACCACATGACCCTGCTGAACATCTACAGGGCCTTCAAGAAAGTGAGCGGAAGCAAG GAATGGTGCCGGGAGAACTTCGTCAACAGCAGGAACATGGGCCTTGTTACTGAGGTTCGCGCCCAGCTGAGGGACATCTGCATCAAG TTGGACCTCAAGTTGGAATCGTCGCTGGCTGATCTGGCGAATGTGCGCCGCTGCCTGGCCCACGGCCTCTTCGTCAACGCGGCCGAGCTGCAGCCGGACGGCAGCTACGTGGCACTCCACACGCACCAGCCGGTGAGCATCCACCCCTCGTCCGTGCTGTTCCAGGCCAAGCCGGCGTACGTGGTGTTCAACGAGCTGCTGCACACGTCCCGCTGCTACATGAGGGACCTGTGTCTCGTGGACCCGGAGTGGCTGCAGGACGCCGCGCCCGAGTACTTCCGCCGGAAGCTGCGCGCCGCCAAGAGCTAG
- the p2rx1 gene encoding P2X purinoceptor 1 isoform X3, whose product MKDAIATALSNFFCEYETPRQVLVKNKRVGIVCRLIQLGVLAYIIGWVFIYEKGYQTEDNAISSVFTKMKGVSFTNASGKKRVWDVGDYVFPPQGDSSFVVMTNYIITEGQKQGECPELPDPKNSCKSDKDCDAGLSKRMGNGPMTGKCINTTKSCEVFAWCPVEDDRIIPDPPLLMSAENYTLFIKNSITFPQFGIVRSNLVEGVDSDYIKKCLYDPQKDTLCPIFKLGDIVTLSGFNFSQIAKVGGAIGILIDWVCNLDLSVTYCKPEYKFYGLYGNAGEKDQARASVGYNFRHANYYTEDKVETRTLTKVFGIRLEIIVHGLARKFDIIPTMTAIGSGVGIFGVATVVCDLLLLHLLPKRHHYKNMKFKHGSLKEEDTVLHNADARAEQPDKLPVKP is encoded by the exons ATGAAGGATGCCATCGCCACGGCCCTGTCCAACTTCTTCTGCGAGTACGAGACCCCCCGCCAGGTGCTGGTGAAGAACAAGCGGGTGGGAATCGTGTGTCGGCTCATTCAGCTCGGGGTCTTGGCCTACATCATTGG GTGGGTTTTTATCTACGAGAAAGGCTACCAGACAGAGGACAACGCCATATCATCTGTCTTCACCAAGATGAAGGGAGTGAGCTTCACCAATGCCAGTGGGAAGAAGAGGGTGTGGGACGTGGGGGACTATGTCTTTCCTCCGCAA GGCGACTCGTCTTTCGTGGTCATGACAAATTACATCATCACAGAGGGACAGAAGCAAGGCGAGTGTCCGGAG CTCCCGGACCCCAAAAACAGCTGCAAATCGGACAAGGACTGTGATGCAGGGCTTTCCAAACGTATGGGGAATG GCCCCATGACTGGGAAATGCATCAACACTACAAAGTCCTGTGAGGTGTTTGCCTGGTGCCCCGTTGAAGATGACCGTATAATCCCAGA CCCCCCGCTCCTGATGTCGGCGGAGAACTACACCCTCTTCATTAAAAACTCCATCACTTTCCCTCAGTTCGGTATTGTCAG GAGTAACCTGGTTGAGGGGGTGGACAGTGACTACATCAAGAAGTGTTTGTACGACCCGCAAAAAGACACACTGTGTCCCATATTTAAACTGGGAGACATCGTCACGCTCTCCGGCTTCAACTTCTCCCAGATAGCCAAAGTG GGCGGGGCGATTGGTATCCTCATCGACTGGGTCTGCAATCTGGACTTGAGCGTGACGTACTGCAAACCCGAGTACAAGTTTTACGGTCTCTACGGCAACGCCGGAGAAAAGGACCAAGCCAGAGCCTCGGTGGGGTACAATTTCAG ACACGCAAATTACTACACAGAGGACAAAGTGGAGACAAGGACACTGACTAAAGTATTTGGCATACGGCTGGAAATCATTGTCCATGGACTA gcAAGAAAATTTGACATAATTCCAACAATGACAGCTATAGGGTCCGGAGTGGGGATTTTTGGAGTG GCAACCGTTGTATGTGACCTCTTGCTCCTACACTTATTACCCAAGCGTCATCACTACAAGAACATGAAATTCAAACACGGATCTCTGAAGGAGGAA GACACAGTTTTACACAACGCAGATGCCAGAGCAGAGCAGCCAGACAAACTGCCGGTGAAG CCTTGA